Below is a window of Neospora caninum Liverpool complete genome, chromosome Ib DNA.
CCATCTGACCAGCAGCTTATCCCGCGTTCAtgtctttttcccgtctgcTGCGCACACAGAGAGCAAAGTTCTCCAAGCCTTTTTCGAGACAAAAACGTTCGGCACGCACTTGCACATCTGGCCCTTCTTCAACTCGACAGGCaaccgttttccttttccactGGGGCCCGAGGcctggctgtctctcgcctttccgaACCGGTCGCCCGCCTGCGGCTCGCTGCAGTTCGTGACGGATGAGCCGAAGACCGCAAACTCAGGGCGTTTTCGAAGTGTGCAAGAGACGTTGCCGATTCGAGAACCGCGAGTGTTCTGGGTCGCGGAGCATTTGTACAGAGAAAATATATCTTCCATGCCTCGTACGGAAGCGGGAAATCGCCGGACGACTCGCCTTTTGTGCACACACGGGTCCGAGCTGCCGGCaacgagacagcagaccTGCGGAGGGCGAGCAGCTGATTACCGATTTGAAAACagaacgaaaaaagaaaggggaggACCGgagctgtatgtacactctGCTTGCGCAAACCGTGGACAAGGACGGGCGAGATTCGTACCTcccgttcgtctctccagctgtcgACTGTGCCGCTCAATCGGCAGAAGACACTTGTGGAAGACAACGCTGAGACGTATTGGAGCCGCgatttctctcgctttctcgcaggcttctcccccttttcccgTCTGTCCCCCATCCTGAGTCTTGCCTTTGTTTTTCTGACCACGCTTCGGAAACCgatctcgctctctctgcttcaccggcgcgctcgtctctctgttcagTACGGGTCTCGTTCAAGCTgccatctttctctctttttccccgcaCCTCGTTTTCTTGTCCCAGCTCTTCTGTTAAGAACCCGGCTTGTCAGTCTTTCTGAGGCCCTCACAGCTCTAacttttcgtctctcggcgGTGTCCGCCCCGTCCGTGCACCGCTTTCCTGTCGTCGTCTCCAGAGAAGCAGGCTCTTTCCCCAGGCCTCCTGAAACGCGCTCAGCTTCCCGCGctgcctccttttctttccgggAAACAGACAGCCGGTCTTTTCCTTGCTGCGCCGTGTGTGTTGTCTTCCTTGCCTGCTGCTCGTGCCCGACTGTCTGTTTTTTATCTCCTTCCCCCTACCTCGCCGCCTGACCAGAGGCGGTCTCCACCTGCGCAGAGCCTTTGCGCGCACGTCCTCTGAGCCGCGCATGTCTCCCCAGGCTGATATCgggacagaaaaaggcagagaagtgGGTGTCGGTGTCTGGAGGTCGAGGTTGATCTAGCGTTCGACACTACGTGgaacgtgcatgcatttgtgCCGTTCCcctggaaaaaaagagggaaccCGAACTCTTCTCGAGCACCCGCTGGATTGTCTTCGAAGCGCGAAACGCGCTCTGAAACCCCTGGGGAAGCGTactcctcctctctgcaaaCACGTGCACTTCTCTCCACcagttcctcgtcttctctgcggagacagctcaCCAAAGAGGCAACGGAGGCGAACAGAGAagtgaacagagagagacgaggggcAAGAACTCTATCCAAGTCCACGCCTGGATTCGCGCGGAGTAGGGCGAGGCCAATCGAATGCAGAGAGCATCCCGAAGCAAGGAGAAGCGAGTTCCACGCTCTTGTGCGCTTTTCCAGTTCTAGCAAAGGCACCGAACACCTGAcgtccttccgttttccggcCTTTGCCTCTCCGGGCGCGCTCCTCGCGGCCTGTcgccctccgtctccttcgccccgACTAGACTCGTTTGTCAAAATGCCGGcggagcggaagaggcgggcgTTCCTCCCTTCGGCCGCCCTCGTCAGTCTTCTCGCTATTCGTTTCTCAGAAGAAATTGCACGGACCGCTCTGTCCTCCGCCTTCGCACAGGATGCGGGCTCCGCACACAAGCCCTGGATCGGAAGTAAGTCTCGCTGCCGATGctatagatacatatatatatatatatatatatatatgaatgtgtgtatgtatgtatgtatgtatgtatgtatgtatgtatgtatgtatgtatgtatgtatgtatgtatgtatgtatgtatgtatgtatgtatgtatgtatgtatgtatgtatgtatgtacgtatgtacGTAcgtacgtatgtatgtatgtatgtatgtatgtatgtatgtatgtattcGGGTGTGCGTGCTTGTACACTGCACGTAGTTAATCTGTTGGTATGTCGGGAAGTCGCCTTGCAATCCGCGTACATTGGTGTCCTTGTTTCGCTCGTTAACGGCGCGGGTTTGAGGACCGGAAGAACCTGGTTGGTGCACGGCTTTGTCGTGAAGTTGCGGCGTCGGCGAAGGCTTTTCCGACGTGTGACCCGGTGGCGCCCTCCCCTTCCGTTCTCCAAGAGCCGGACCCAtcctcccgcgccgcctctgtgtTCTGCTCCCTGGGCTTGCTTGCTCAGACTGCCCTCGTTTCGGCTTTTCCTTCCATGCGTCTTCgcactcttcctcttctctccttgaGACTCCGTTTGTAGTGGACAgcgtggctgcatgcgcggcccGCTGCCACggcttcgttctctcttcttttttctcttctacGCTGTGCCGCGGGTTCGAGTTCGACCGGCGCAgccgtctctgctcgctcttcgcctctctgccatcgcccttcgcgtctctctcgcggccttcGCCGTTCATcgcctcgggtgtctctccgaCGAAGACAGCCGGCAGTCTGTGCGCGAcgtcctgtctcgtctcggaGTGGAGCGCGTGGGGAGCTTGCGAGGGCGAAGGACGGACGGAACCTGGGGCCTATGAGTCGACTTCGGGGATTCAAAGGCGCACGCGACACATTCGCAGACTCCCGCTGTGGGGCAACGAAACGTGTCCGCTCCTCGAAGAACTCAGACCGTGCACACGAGGAGACTCCCCACAGTGCGCCATGGAGGGAATCGGGATTCTCGGGTGGGGCTGCAACCCCGAAGACGACTTTGCAGAAAGCggtgagaaaaacgcagaacagagcgaggcagaagaagggagagagaagaaaccgaaggAGCGAGATCAACGGACAGGTTATcaacagagaggaacacgagagagcggaaaatCCGACGGGGAGGTGATGGATGGACAAGACAGAAGCCGAAGGCGCAgtggagaggacgggagacaCTTTCAGGCACGCCAGAAGCCCGGACGTCAAAAGTAGAAGACCCTGCGAATTCGCCAAACGTTCCAcgttccgtcttctcgcttttctttcctctcaggCACCGACCGGCATTTCGTGACGAGTTTCGAGGCCTGTGGGAATCTCTGTGCCTCGGATCCAGACtgcactttcttctctctcgaccgTCGACCGCGtgcctctgcctcgttttcgccGGGCGCCAGCCCGCGgagtgaagagagacaagatcCATTTCCCagtggagagcgagagacgcacgatGGGCAGGAAGTCTCCATGCTCTGCTACATCATTCATGGCCCAGAACCTGGATGCATGTTTCTCTCTGAACACTTTGTCTCGGGTAAGGACAGCCGGCAGCTGCGTCCCATCCAgctcctctccgtctggGAACTTCGCGcttgctcgcctctctcatGCGCGCGTCCTGCCCCTTTCTGGACTCTTCGTCTCCAATGCCTGttgcctctgtgtgtctcttctctctttctgctccgccctctcccgcttctcctttcctcgctgctctctgactccagcgccgcgccagggcggcgcctcgcggtGTCCCTTCGACTGCGTGCCGGGCGAGTGGAGCGACTGGGCCCCGTGCAGCCATCCGTGCAGTCCCGAGCAGCAACAGTCCAGAACGCGCGGGGTCAAGATTCCAGCGCGAAACGGCGGCAGAGATTGCCAGCTTGTCGACACCCGAAACTGCCTCGGAAGCCCCATGTACCCGCGTGTGAATTGCGGTAAGAGTGGGAAacaagaaagggaaacaaggcggaaacgaaaaggaaaaaagccgaggagagacacaacaCACTGAGACCACCACACAAGGTAGAGGAAGCTGCCTCCCTGTCGACGTGCTTTCaattcttttctcttctctgtgttcctTTCTGCGCCTTGCGCAGCCCAAGCGGAGTGTACGTACTCGCCGTGGTCCTCGTGGTCGCCGTGCAGCAGTCCTTGCGAAGGAGGAACGCAAGAAAGAGTGCGCTCTGTTCTGACCGGCGGCAGCAGGCCGTGCAACGCAGTGAAAATGgttcgcgcatgcaacgacGGAATTGCCTGTTCTTCGCGAGGTGCGTTCTGCCCCCTTCTCCGAGGCATTCTCGCCCCACAACAACCATcccggcgagaaagagagagaaagagagagaccgagagagaaagagagaggagacagagtgggagagaaacggagaaacacacagcgactctctgcttctctttttccttcgccgGATTCAATGGCTGTCTGCGGTTTCCGTCTTTGGTCTTCTCGTTGCTGCAGTCGGTTGTAACGCGAGTCCGT
It encodes the following:
- a CDS encoding putative thrombospondin type 1 domain-containing protein is translated as MPAERKRRAFLPSAALVSLLAIRFSEEIARTALSSAFAQDAGSAHKPWIGNCPRFGFSFHASSHSSSSLLETPFVVDSVAACAARCHGFVLSSFFSSTLCRGFEFDRRSRLCSLFASLPSPFASLSRPSPFIASGVSPTKTAGSLCATSCLVSEWSAWGACEGEGRTEPGAYESTSGIQRRTRHIRRLPLWGNETCPLLEELRPCTRGDSPQCAMEGIGILGWGCNPEDDFAESGTDRHFVTSFEACGNLCASDPDCTFFSLDRRPRASASFSPGASPRSEERQDPFPSGERETHDGQEVSMLCYIIHGPEPGCMFLSEHFVSAPRQGGASRCPFDCVPGEWSDWAPCSHPCSPEQQQSRTRGVKIPARNGGRDCQLVDTRNCLGSPMYPRVNCAQAECTYSPWSSWSPCSSPCEGGTQERVRSVLTGGSRPCNAVKMVRACNDGIACSSRGQDCEFSAWEEWSACKAVPGAGCGQRSGRRQRHRGILKQKKDPFSGRPLPCGDNQAFVQVEDCVAPGTDACADACVMTPWTNWSACSATCGEGWRTRVRSILRPLLSGSGKEGCPPTVETEPCSKTELAPCPPEEQSEENGLFSWKTPQCEMGEWQPWTACNDNCQRFRFRLPLSAAGRPACSVEIQEEPCDASTCVAAARAASSWSGAGRQAAASQAGSDFLPSENFSGARDSFSPFGSAPVVLPASQADVSAITRACLLSILLTLLIIFLFIYFRKKGIRGRRYIYPLDGGWTAASSFAGDNDETTSFVMTQGQENSAEGSQAATAGAERSQEGEDEVESNASEKLAKVDVDQDMSFWDDDDEETKEDK